The following are from one region of the Nocardioides marmotae genome:
- a CDS encoding ATP-binding protein: MSASDQEPCTRVHLWHDLTAVADARRALVRDLEAGGVDRRAVEDAVLVFSELASNAVEHGRPQDCGHVEATWCLLPDRARITVVGDVDTDLGEEVLERFKPGDPSEFAARGRGLAIVDHVCDRWGVDLADDGVRVTAELSLRS, translated from the coding sequence ATGAGCGCCAGCGACCAGGAGCCCTGCACCCGGGTGCACCTCTGGCACGACCTGACTGCAGTGGCGGATGCCCGACGGGCCCTCGTGCGTGACCTCGAGGCCGGCGGCGTGGACCGGCGAGCCGTGGAGGACGCCGTCCTGGTCTTCTCCGAGCTGGCCAGCAACGCCGTCGAGCACGGCCGGCCCCAGGACTGCGGGCACGTCGAGGCCACCTGGTGCCTCCTCCCCGACCGCGCCCGGATCACGGTCGTCGGCGACGTCGACACCGATCTCGGCGAGGAGGTCCTCGAGCGGTTCAAGCCGGGGGACCCCTCGGAGTTCGCCGCCCGCGGCCGCGGGCTCGCGATCGTCGACCACGTCTGTGACCGGTGGGGCGTCGACCTCGCCGACGACGGCGTCCGGGTCACCGCCGAGCTCAGCCTCCGGTCCTGA
- a CDS encoding PAS domain S-box protein has protein sequence MLESPTIVVVDDAPEVRLLVKTQLRLSGRLEVVGEGADGYDAVELARAHRPALMLLDVSMPGRDGLAALPLVRDASPTTRVVMFSGFDQAGLADHTRRLGAADFVEKSVPLDELVDRLVAIAAPTGTEEPRWTAGAGDETGGGQGRGGNELELDPVLAEHLERFREVFDDAAIGMATMTLDGRVVRVNRHLVGLLGDDADALIGTSYADLATDPTPVLDALQTLRDGGGAVRLEHGLADEPGRRFAATLSAVLDAQDRPLYFLLQAQDVTEQRAAEAELHETEQRFRLLVEAVQDYAIFMLDPEGNVASWNAGAQRLKGYTAEDIVGRNFRIFYPGDKQAERHPEHELAIARREGRYEEEGWRLRKDGTRFWAHVTITAVHDADGVLVGFAKVTRDSTERRRILELQQKANERLRRSAAEQAEFLAVTAHELRSPVGVLAGTAETFARHHAELDDTERTELAEGMRRTADQLRRLLDDLLTASRADARSLGLKVGPIRVEDQLRGVVTSVRSSHPGAQVLLDVEEGLVVLADPGRLAQMVDNLVVNGLTHGRAPVAVVARSEGDAVVISVRDSGPGVSADVRGRLFERFGTTTGGTGLGLYIVRALAQAHGGEATYQVEDQSFVLRLPRDRSA, from the coding sequence ATGCTCGAGAGCCCGACCATCGTCGTGGTCGACGACGCGCCCGAGGTCCGCCTGCTGGTCAAGACCCAGCTGCGCCTGTCCGGCCGTCTGGAGGTCGTCGGCGAGGGCGCCGACGGGTACGACGCCGTGGAGCTCGCCCGCGCGCACCGGCCGGCCCTGATGCTGCTCGACGTCTCCATGCCCGGCCGCGACGGGCTCGCCGCGCTGCCGCTCGTCCGCGACGCCTCGCCGACCACGCGGGTCGTGATGTTCAGCGGCTTCGACCAGGCCGGTCTCGCCGACCACACCCGCCGCCTCGGAGCGGCCGACTTCGTGGAGAAGTCGGTCCCGCTCGACGAGCTCGTCGACCGGTTGGTCGCGATCGCCGCGCCGACCGGCACCGAGGAGCCGCGGTGGACGGCCGGTGCCGGCGACGAGACCGGCGGCGGGCAGGGCCGGGGCGGGAACGAGCTCGAGCTCGACCCGGTGCTGGCCGAGCACCTCGAGCGGTTCCGCGAGGTCTTCGACGACGCCGCCATCGGCATGGCGACGATGACGCTCGACGGCCGGGTGGTGCGGGTCAACCGCCACCTCGTCGGGCTGCTCGGCGACGACGCCGACGCCCTGATCGGCACCTCCTACGCCGACCTGGCCACCGACCCCACGCCCGTGCTCGACGCGCTGCAGACCCTGCGCGACGGCGGCGGCGCGGTGCGGCTCGAGCACGGGCTGGCCGACGAGCCGGGACGGCGGTTCGCCGCCACCCTGTCCGCGGTGCTCGACGCCCAGGACCGGCCGCTGTACTTCCTGCTCCAGGCCCAGGACGTCACCGAGCAGCGGGCCGCCGAGGCCGAGCTGCACGAGACCGAGCAGCGCTTCCGCCTGCTCGTCGAGGCGGTGCAGGACTACGCGATCTTCATGCTCGACCCCGAGGGCAACGTCGCCAGCTGGAACGCCGGCGCCCAGCGGTTGAAGGGCTACACCGCCGAGGACATCGTCGGGCGGAACTTCCGGATCTTCTACCCCGGCGACAAGCAGGCCGAGCGGCACCCCGAGCACGAGCTGGCCATCGCCCGGCGCGAGGGGCGCTACGAGGAGGAGGGGTGGCGCCTGCGCAAGGACGGCACCCGCTTCTGGGCACACGTGACGATCACGGCCGTCCACGACGCCGACGGGGTGCTCGTCGGCTTCGCCAAGGTCACCCGCGACTCCACCGAGCGGCGGCGGATCCTCGAGCTCCAGCAGAAGGCCAACGAGCGGCTGCGCCGCTCGGCCGCCGAGCAGGCCGAGTTCCTCGCCGTCACCGCCCACGAGCTGCGCTCCCCGGTCGGCGTGCTGGCCGGGACGGCCGAGACCTTCGCCCGCCACCACGCCGAGCTCGACGACACCGAGCGCACCGAGCTGGCCGAGGGCATGCGCCGCACCGCCGACCAGCTGCGGCGGCTCCTCGACGACCTGCTCACCGCCTCCCGCGCCGACGCGCGCAGCCTGGGCCTCAAGGTCGGCCCGATCCGCGTCGAGGACCAGCTGCGCGGGGTCGTCACGTCGGTGCGCAGCAGCCACCCCGGCGCGCAGGTGCTCCTCGACGTCGAGGAAGGCCTGGTCGTCCTCGCCGACCCGGGCCGGCTCGCGCAGATGGTCGACAACCTGGTCGTCAACGGGCTCACCCACGGTCGCGCGCCGGTGGCGGTCGTGGCCCGCTCCGAGGGCGACGCGGTGGTGATCTCGGTGCGCGACTCCGGGCCGGGCGTGTCCGCCGACGTCCGCGGGCGGCTCTTCGAGCGGTTCGGCACGACGACCGGCGGCACCGGCCTGGGGCTCTACATCGTCCGGGCGCTCGCCCAGGCGCACGGCGGCGAGGCGACCTACCAGGTCGAGGACCAGAGCTTCGTCCTCCGGCTGCCCCGCGACCGGAGCGCCTGA
- a CDS encoding RNA polymerase sigma factor — protein sequence MEEPTPDDLDALALRAAAGDRDALEQLLAAVQPRVRRICGRMLLYPEDAEEAAQDALLLVATRIGSFGGRSRFTTWLHVVASNSARSTYRTLKRRSAERPTEELPAVADPRTTSVIAGSRLDLLEALEVVAAEHPELVEPLVLRDVQELDYAEIARVLDVPLGTVKSRIHNARNAVRPLLRVTD from the coding sequence GTGGAGGAGCCCACCCCCGACGACCTCGACGCGCTGGCGCTGCGAGCAGCGGCCGGCGACCGCGACGCGCTCGAGCAGCTGCTCGCGGCGGTCCAGCCGCGGGTGCGGCGCATCTGCGGGCGGATGCTGCTCTACCCCGAGGACGCCGAGGAGGCCGCCCAGGATGCGCTGCTGCTCGTGGCGACGCGGATCGGCTCGTTCGGGGGCCGCAGCCGGTTCACCACGTGGCTGCACGTGGTGGCCTCCAACAGCGCCCGGTCGACGTACCGCACCTTGAAGCGGCGCTCGGCCGAGCGCCCCACCGAGGAGCTGCCGGCCGTCGCGGACCCCCGCACGACCAGCGTCATCGCCGGGAGCCGGCTGGACCTGCTCGAGGCGCTCGAGGTCGTCGCGGCCGAGCATCCCGAGCTGGTCGAGCCGCTGGTGCTGCGCGACGTGCAGGAGCTGGACTACGCCGAGATCGCGCGGGTGCTCGACGTGCCCCTCGGCACGGTCAAGTCGCGCATCCACAACGCCCGCAACGCGGTCCGCCCGCTCCTCCGCGTCACCGACTGA
- a CDS encoding STAS domain-containing protein — MDGRTLAFRAQGAVLRVTGSVDEDIVAVLQDRLADFVATHRGQVVWVDVDEVDFLPSAGIGALVAAQGAAQRAGGLLTLVAAEGTLPARVFGLMGIDHDATAAAPPA; from the coding sequence GTGGACGGACGCACGCTCGCCTTCAGGGCGCAGGGAGCCGTGCTGCGCGTGACCGGCAGCGTCGATGAGGACATCGTCGCGGTGCTCCAGGACCGGCTGGCCGACTTCGTCGCCACCCACCGCGGCCAGGTCGTCTGGGTCGATGTCGACGAGGTCGACTTCCTCCCCAGCGCGGGGATCGGCGCACTCGTCGCCGCGCAGGGGGCGGCCCAGCGCGCGGGCGGGCTGCTGACGCTCGTCGCCGCGGAGGGCACGCTCCCGGCCCGCGTCTTCGGCCTGATGGGCATCGACCACGACGCGACCGCGGCCGCTCCTCCCGCCTGA
- a CDS encoding response regulator, translating into MTVGERPPEHLLRFVIETTPDGLCFVGASGTITFANDAVATAVGRTAAELVGRPLSDLFVVPPGEAAPAAAGAVENLETLLAHADGTAVPALASALPLPTDLGERWRRLVRVTPYAGSRERFEEWRQDEHALADAHEIARIGSWTWDTRSDVAEWSQEMFHIVGRDPATWVPSLTSFLGLVHPDDRESVATALGAVVEGRGAFTFDARIVRPDGTERWMRGLGHPDETPSGGRLLRGTAQDVTDVREADAELAHAGRRLRLMQEVAYAANQASTLVEAVDVAARAMSIHTRGWEPLGVHVPDGDRLEPFASYDGPVPLDAPEVVALAERARADGEIAAGAAPGPTPAAGIVAVPVTTRGRVACVLVMYAADGPPDDSTRALLGQAAIQLGVVAEREQHAAELAEARDEAMRASRLKSEFLATMSHEIRTPMNGVIGLTELLDRTGLDDQQRRLVVGLRDAGQTLMAIINDILDLSKIEAGKLELETADFDPRAVLHQTAGVLAAPAHDKGLELVVACAPDLPPVLRGDAVRWGQVVSNLTSNAVKFTDRGEVVVTAETVTETPTAVVLRVTVRDTGVGIAPEGRARLFDAFTQADPSTTRRHGGTGLGLAISRQLVHALGGEITVESEPGVGSTFTFTARLARGAAPAGTTGGGATKAGATDAGAVLAGRRVLVVDDNTTNRRVLTEQLCAWGLDVVAVCSADEARLALRTSTREGQAYDVAVVDLLMPGEDGLDLARRLRADSTVRQPRLVLLSSDQAVGAGDARAAGFEATVAKPVRHDELRELLASLLGPAANRDAQRPAEPVAPADELGLRVLVVEDNPVNQLVATGILESRGYAVDVASDGVEALERLRGDHGFAAVLMDCRMPRLDGFGTTRAYRRGEPEGRRTPIIAMTASALEGERERCLASGMDDFLTKPVDPGDLDAVLRRWTGPQATGCVGADGSGDRAGDGAGDRAGDRAGDEAGRSRPTGPVLDPSRVRMLDELRKDGVSFFVRTAGSFTGRIDEQVAAIREAVRSGDANRTFTATHLVKGSALNLGLTRVAEVGQRMEDHAERGSTAGMTGLLEDLDREVAAALAALRDAVGR; encoded by the coding sequence GTGACCGTGGGTGAGCGACCGCCGGAGCACCTGCTCCGGTTCGTGATCGAGACGACCCCGGACGGCCTGTGCTTCGTCGGGGCCTCGGGAACGATCACCTTCGCCAACGACGCCGTCGCCACCGCGGTCGGTCGGACCGCCGCCGAGCTGGTCGGCCGGCCGCTCTCGGATCTCTTCGTGGTCCCGCCGGGCGAGGCGGCCCCCGCCGCGGCAGGGGCCGTCGAGAACCTCGAGACGCTGCTCGCCCACGCCGACGGCACCGCGGTCCCCGCCCTGGCCTCCGCCCTGCCGCTCCCCACCGACCTCGGCGAGCGGTGGCGCCGACTCGTGCGCGTCACGCCGTACGCCGGGTCCCGGGAGCGGTTCGAGGAGTGGCGGCAGGACGAGCACGCGCTCGCCGACGCCCACGAGATCGCCCGGATCGGCAGCTGGACCTGGGACACCCGGTCGGACGTGGCCGAGTGGTCGCAGGAGATGTTCCACATCGTGGGCCGCGACCCCGCCACCTGGGTGCCCTCGCTGACGTCGTTCCTGGGCCTGGTCCACCCCGATGACCGGGAGAGCGTCGCGACCGCCCTCGGCGCGGTCGTCGAGGGCCGCGGGGCCTTCACCTTTGACGCGCGCATCGTGCGCCCCGACGGCACCGAGCGCTGGATGCGCGGGCTCGGGCACCCCGACGAGACGCCGTCGGGCGGGCGCCTGCTGCGCGGCACCGCCCAGGACGTCACCGACGTCCGGGAGGCCGACGCCGAGCTCGCCCACGCCGGCCGCCGGCTGCGCCTGATGCAGGAGGTGGCGTACGCCGCCAACCAGGCGAGCACCCTGGTCGAGGCGGTCGACGTGGCGGCCCGGGCCATGTCGATCCACACCCGCGGCTGGGAGCCGCTCGGCGTGCACGTGCCCGACGGGGACCGATTGGAGCCGTTCGCCTCCTACGACGGCCCGGTCCCCCTGGACGCCCCGGAGGTCGTCGCCCTGGCCGAGCGGGCCCGCGCGGACGGGGAGATCGCGGCCGGGGCCGCGCCGGGCCCCACCCCGGCCGCCGGGATCGTCGCGGTCCCGGTCACCACCCGCGGGCGGGTCGCGTGCGTGCTCGTGATGTACGCCGCCGACGGCCCCCCGGACGACTCGACGCGCGCCCTGCTCGGGCAGGCGGCCATCCAGCTCGGCGTCGTCGCCGAGCGGGAGCAGCACGCCGCCGAGCTCGCCGAGGCACGGGACGAGGCGATGCGGGCGTCCCGGCTGAAGTCGGAGTTCCTGGCCACGATGAGCCACGAGATCCGCACCCCGATGAACGGCGTCATCGGCCTGACCGAGCTGCTCGACCGCACCGGTCTCGACGACCAGCAGCGGCGCCTCGTCGTCGGCCTCCGCGACGCGGGCCAGACACTGATGGCGATCATCAACGACATCCTCGACCTCTCCAAGATCGAGGCCGGCAAGCTCGAGCTGGAGACGGCCGACTTCGACCCGCGCGCGGTGCTCCACCAGACCGCCGGCGTGCTGGCCGCACCCGCCCACGACAAGGGCCTCGAGCTGGTCGTCGCCTGCGCGCCGGACCTGCCGCCGGTGCTGCGCGGCGACGCCGTGCGCTGGGGGCAGGTCGTCTCCAACCTCACCTCCAACGCGGTGAAGTTCACCGACCGCGGCGAGGTCGTCGTCACCGCCGAGACGGTCACCGAGACGCCGACCGCGGTCGTGCTGCGCGTCACGGTGCGCGACACCGGCGTCGGCATCGCCCCCGAAGGGCGGGCCCGGCTCTTCGACGCCTTCACCCAGGCCGACCCCTCGACCACGCGGCGGCACGGCGGCACCGGCCTGGGCCTGGCGATCAGTCGCCAGCTCGTGCACGCCCTCGGCGGGGAGATCACCGTCGAGAGCGAGCCGGGCGTCGGCAGCACCTTCACCTTCACCGCGCGCCTCGCCCGCGGCGCAGCGCCGGCCGGGACGACCGGCGGCGGGGCGACCAAGGCGGGGGCGACCGACGCCGGAGCGGTGCTCGCCGGGAGGCGCGTGCTGGTCGTCGACGACAACACCACGAACCGGCGGGTCCTCACCGAGCAGCTCTGCGCATGGGGTCTCGACGTCGTCGCCGTCTGCTCCGCGGACGAGGCCCGGCTCGCGCTGCGGACGAGCACCCGCGAGGGACAGGCGTACGACGTCGCGGTGGTCGACCTGCTCATGCCCGGCGAGGACGGCCTGGACCTGGCCCGCCGGCTCCGTGCGGACAGCACCGTGCGCCAGCCGCGGCTCGTGCTGCTCTCCTCCGACCAGGCCGTGGGGGCGGGCGACGCGCGGGCCGCCGGCTTCGAGGCGACCGTCGCCAAGCCGGTGCGCCACGACGAGCTGCGCGAGCTGCTCGCCTCGCTGCTCGGCCCCGCCGCGAACCGAGACGCCCAGCGGCCGGCCGAGCCGGTCGCGCCGGCCGACGAGCTCGGGCTGCGGGTGCTGGTCGTCGAGGACAACCCGGTCAACCAGCTGGTCGCCACCGGGATCCTGGAGAGCCGGGGCTATGCCGTCGACGTCGCCTCCGACGGGGTCGAGGCGCTGGAGCGGCTCCGCGGCGACCACGGGTTCGCCGCCGTCCTCATGGACTGCCGGATGCCGCGGCTCGACGGCTTCGGGACCACCCGCGCCTACCGACGCGGGGAGCCCGAGGGCCGCCGCACGCCGATCATCGCGATGACCGCCTCGGCCCTCGAGGGAGAGCGCGAGCGCTGCCTGGCCTCCGGCATGGACGACTTCCTCACCAAGCCGGTCGACCCCGGCGACCTCGACGCGGTGCTCCGCCGCTGGACCGGGCCGCAGGCCACCGGCTGCGTCGGCGCCGACGGCTCCGGCGACCGGGCCGGCGACGGAGCCGGCGACCGGGCCGGCGACCGGGCCGGCGACGAGGCCGGCCGCTCGCGGCCGACCGGGCCGGTGCTCGACCCCTCCCGGGTGCGGATGCTCGATGAGCTGCGCAAGGACGGGGTGAGCTTCTTCGTCCGCACGGCCGGGTCGTTCACCGGGCGCATCGACGAGCAGGTCGCGGCGATCCGCGAGGCGGTCCGCTCCGGCGATGCCAACCGGACCTTCACCGCGACCCACCTGGTCAAGGGCAGCGCGCTCAACCTCGGGCTGACCCGGGTCGCCGAGGTCGGCCAGCGCATGGAGGACCACGCCGAGCGCGGCAGCACCGCCGGCATGACCGGGCTGCTGGAGGACCTCGACCGCGAGGTGGCCGCGGCGTTGGCCGCGCTGCGCGACGCGGTCGGGCGCTAG
- a CDS encoding DUF5709 domain-containing protein produces the protein MSENDSDNAALGTDPAVDSTEDASDNESYHGYSVDDETQPQSSGDSLVQGNPDISDPLDEGYSPPEKYSVAQGYGNTPLEEAMGETLDQRLQQEVPEPDPYEQAEVEAARGELNDDIRGGSEVGDQRAGRLVEPDEGAHTDVEKDMIAQDVGIDGAGAAAEEAAVHIVDEDEI, from the coding sequence ATGAGCGAGAACGACTCCGACAACGCAGCCCTGGGCACCGACCCCGCCGTCGACAGCACCGAGGACGCGAGCGACAACGAGAGCTACCACGGCTACAGCGTCGATGACGAGACGCAGCCGCAGAGCTCGGGCGACAGCCTGGTCCAGGGGAACCCCGACATCAGTGACCCGCTCGACGAGGGCTACAGCCCCCCGGAGAAGTACTCCGTCGCCCAGGGCTACGGCAACACCCCGCTGGAGGAGGCGATGGGCGAGACCCTCGACCAGCGCCTCCAGCAGGAGGTGCCCGAGCCGGACCCGTACGAGCAGGCCGAGGTCGAGGCCGCCCGGGGCGAGCTGAACGACGACATCCGAGGGGGATCGGAGGTCGGCGACCAGCGCGCCGGCCGCCTGGTCGAGCCCGACGAGGGCGCGCACACCGACGTCGAGAAGGACATGATCGCCCAGGACGTCGGCATCGACGGGGCGGGCGCCGCTGCCGAGGAGGCCGCGGTCCACATCGTCGACGAGGACGAGATCTGA
- a CDS encoding MerR family transcriptional regulator, with product MVEHTSPLEADDPTGHGADEAFVVEELARRTGVSVRSLRNYQSRRLLPPPVLRGRTGYYGPEHIERVRLVQQLRAAGLKLDGIARMLDSDTTADGQLLAFTEHARGMFTAPEPETTTLADLVDRFRLDAESAPAVLETALRLGLVREAPDAPDGEPRVEVVAPALLAAGEEAMRLLGLDAPGALDLLERLRRHADGVAKLYVELFVDRVWQPFVDAGKPAVAWPDVEQALDDLRQLATRALEATFGLAMVHRVERVLGERPHG from the coding sequence GTGGTCGAGCACACGTCCCCCCTCGAGGCGGACGATCCGACGGGCCACGGCGCCGACGAGGCCTTCGTCGTCGAGGAGCTCGCGCGTCGGACCGGGGTCTCGGTCCGCTCGCTGCGCAACTACCAGTCCCGCAGGCTCCTCCCCCCGCCGGTCCTCCGCGGGCGCACGGGCTACTACGGCCCCGAGCACATCGAGCGGGTCCGGCTCGTCCAGCAGCTGCGGGCCGCAGGGCTCAAGCTCGACGGGATCGCGCGGATGCTGGACAGCGACACCACCGCGGACGGCCAGCTCCTGGCCTTCACCGAGCACGCGCGGGGCATGTTCACCGCACCCGAGCCGGAGACCACCACGCTCGCCGACCTCGTCGACCGCTTCCGCCTCGACGCGGAGTCCGCCCCGGCCGTGCTGGAGACCGCCCTGCGGCTCGGGCTCGTCCGCGAGGCACCGGACGCCCCCGACGGGGAGCCGCGGGTCGAGGTCGTCGCGCCCGCGCTCCTGGCGGCGGGCGAGGAGGCGATGCGACTGCTGGGCCTCGACGCCCCGGGCGCGCTGGACCTGCTCGAGCGGTTGCGCCGCCACGCGGACGGCGTCGCCAAGCTGTACGTCGAGCTGTTCGTCGACCGGGTCTGGCAGCCGTTCGTGGACGCCGGCAAGCCCGCGGTCGCCTGGCCCGACGTGGAGCAGGCCCTCGACGACCTGCGCCAGCTCGCGACCCGGGCCCTGGAGGCCACCTTCGGCCTCGCCATGGTCCACCGCGTCGAGCGGGTTCTCGGCGAGCGCCCGCACGGCTGA
- a CDS encoding DUF2382 domain-containing protein, whose translation MITETQAQDVIGSTAYGSDGQKIGKVGQLFLDDQTGRPEFVTVHTGLFGLKETFVPVAQAELSGSELRLPYTKDMIKDAPHVDLDGSHLDQAEEDRLYSHYGMGSAGVAGSYGEAGSSYDTGTSSGTSSGTSSGKHAARSTTSDTSTDSSTDSSTHTTSASSTAPAGHDTSGPDTDSAMTRSEEHLDVGTSNKESGRARLRKYVTTETETVTVPVTKERAVIESEPVSADNADQALDGPDISDEEHEVVLFEEHVVVETTAEPVERVRLGKEKVTEEETVTGDVRKEHIEAEGDVDDRRS comes from the coding sequence ATGATCACCGAGACCCAGGCCCAGGACGTCATCGGTTCGACGGCGTACGGCTCCGACGGCCAGAAGATCGGGAAGGTCGGTCAGCTCTTCCTCGACGACCAGACCGGTCGACCGGAGTTCGTCACCGTCCACACCGGCCTCTTCGGCCTCAAGGAGACCTTCGTGCCGGTCGCCCAGGCCGAGCTCTCCGGCTCCGAGCTGCGGCTGCCCTACACCAAGGACATGATCAAGGACGCCCCCCACGTCGACCTCGACGGCAGCCACCTCGACCAGGCCGAGGAGGACCGGCTCTACTCCCACTACGGCATGGGCTCCGCGGGCGTCGCAGGGAGCTACGGCGAGGCGGGCTCGTCCTACGACACCGGCACCTCGTCCGGCACCTCGTCCGGCACCTCGTCCGGCAAGCACGCGGCGCGGAGCACGACCTCGGACACCAGCACCGACTCGAGCACCGACTCGAGCACGCACACGACCTCGGCCTCGAGCACGGCCCCGGCCGGGCACGACACGTCGGGGCCGGACACCGACAGCGCGATGACCCGCTCCGAGGAGCACCTCGACGTCGGCACCAGCAACAAGGAGAGCGGCCGGGCGCGGCTGCGCAAGTACGTCACCACCGAGACCGAGACCGTCACCGTGCCGGTCACCAAGGAGCGCGCGGTGATCGAGAGCGAGCCGGTCAGCGCCGACAACGCCGACCAGGCGCTCGATGGCCCGGACATCTCCGACGAGGAGCACGAGGTCGTCCTCTTCGAGGAGCACGTGGTCGTCGAGACGACCGCCGAGCCGGTCGAGCGGGTGCGGCTGGGCAAGGAGAAGGTCACCGAGGAGGAGACCGTCACCGGCGACGTGCGCAAGGAGCACATCGAGGCCGAGGGCGACGTGGACGACCGCCGCAGCTGA
- a CDS encoding DUF885 domain-containing protein → MSETPRTDRTDRTDRPVDAASDRYVEEYAALDPVGATYLGVAGHEHRLTDLSPAGYDAREELTRRALAEVTAATPTDEREAVARDAFRERLGLEVDRYDAGVVRSEVSVIASGLHELRQVFDLMDTGSTEGWEAVDARLAAVPAALEGFRVTLAEEAARGRVCATRQYVEVAEQVRGWTGRPGTGGVFGELVARSGQSGALQAGLEQHAAAASRALADTGLFLEDEMAPRGRERDAVGREAYALASRVFLGAEVDLEATYLWGWEELHRITQDMARTADRVLPGATVDQAVAALEADPARTIHGREAFRDWMQELADRTVAELDGVHFDIPEPARRIECMLAPTNDGGIYYTGPSEDFSRPGRMWWSVPDGIDDFAPWKEVTTVFHEGVPGHHLQVAQTAYRSELLNRWQRLMCWVSGHGEGWALYAERLMDDLGHLADPADRLGMLDAQGFRAARVVVDIGMHLELEIPRDNPFGFHPGERWTPDLGLAFMRQHSRMDDPSLRFEVKRYLGWPGQAPSYKVGERIWLEARDEARARGGADFDLKAFHRAALDLGSLGLDPLKGALARL, encoded by the coding sequence GTGAGCGAGACCCCCCGCACCGACCGCACCGACCGCACCGACCGCCCCGTCGACGCCGCCTCCGACCGCTACGTCGAGGAGTACGCCGCCCTCGACCCGGTCGGCGCGACGTACCTCGGCGTCGCCGGGCACGAGCACCGGCTCACCGACCTCTCGCCGGCGGGGTACGACGCCCGCGAGGAGCTCACCCGCCGGGCCCTGGCCGAGGTCACCGCCGCGACGCCGACCGACGAGCGCGAGGCGGTGGCCCGCGACGCCTTCCGCGAGCGGCTCGGCCTCGAGGTCGACCGGTACGACGCCGGCGTGGTCCGCAGCGAGGTCTCGGTCATCGCCAGCGGCCTGCACGAGCTGCGCCAGGTCTTCGACCTCATGGACACCGGCAGCACCGAGGGCTGGGAGGCGGTCGACGCCCGGCTCGCCGCGGTCCCCGCCGCGCTCGAGGGCTTCCGGGTGACCCTCGCCGAGGAGGCCGCCCGCGGCCGGGTCTGCGCCACGCGGCAGTACGTCGAGGTGGCCGAGCAGGTGCGCGGGTGGACCGGCCGGCCCGGCACCGGCGGCGTGTTCGGCGAGCTGGTCGCCCGCAGCGGCCAGTCCGGCGCGCTGCAGGCCGGGCTGGAGCAGCACGCCGCGGCCGCGAGCCGCGCCCTCGCCGACACCGGGTTGTTCCTCGAGGACGAGATGGCCCCGCGCGGCCGGGAGCGCGACGCGGTCGGCCGCGAGGCGTACGCGTTGGCCTCGCGCGTCTTCCTCGGCGCCGAGGTCGACCTGGAGGCCACCTACCTGTGGGGCTGGGAGGAGCTGCACCGGATCACCCAGGACATGGCGCGCACCGCCGACCGGGTCCTGCCCGGCGCGACCGTCGACCAGGCCGTCGCCGCGCTCGAGGCCGACCCGGCGCGCACCATCCACGGCCGCGAGGCGTTCCGCGACTGGATGCAGGAGCTCGCCGACCGCACGGTCGCCGAGCTCGACGGCGTGCACTTCGACATCCCGGAGCCGGCCCGCCGCATCGAGTGCATGCTCGCGCCGACCAACGACGGCGGCATCTACTACACCGGCCCGTCGGAGGACTTCTCCCGCCCGGGCCGCATGTGGTGGTCGGTCCCCGACGGCATCGACGACTTCGCGCCGTGGAAGGAGGTCACCACCGTCTTCCACGAGGGCGTCCCGGGCCACCACCTCCAGGTCGCCCAGACCGCCTACCGCTCCGAGCTGCTCAACCGTTGGCAGCGGCTGATGTGCTGGGTCAGCGGCCACGGCGAGGGCTGGGCGCTGTACGCCGAGCGGCTGATGGACGACCTCGGCCACCTCGCGGACCCCGCCGACCGGCTCGGGATGCTCGACGCGCAGGGCTTCCGCGCCGCGAGGGTGGTCGTCGACATCGGCATGCACCTCGAGCTGGAGATCCCGCGGGACAACCCGTTCGGCTTCCACCCCGGGGAGCGGTGGACCCCGGACCTGGGCCTGGCGTTCATGCGGCAGCACTCGCGGATGGACGACCCGTCGCTCCGGTTCGAGGTGAAGCGGTACCTCGGCTGGCCCGGCCAGGCGCCGTCGTACAAGGTCGGCGAGCGGATCTGGCTGGAGGCCCGCGACGAGGCCCGGGCCCGCGGCGGGGCGGACTTCGACCTCAAGGCCTTCCACCGCGCGGCGCTCGACCTGGGTTCCCTCGGCCTCGACCCGCTCAAGGGCGCGCTCGCCCGTCTCTGA